The proteins below come from a single Arthrobacter sp. zg-Y1171 genomic window:
- a CDS encoding nucleoside triphosphate pyrophosphatase produces the protein MTNPNLSLILASASPARTKLLTDAGISHTVLVSDVDEDAVTARYGLTDPHDTALLLARAKAEAVASLPEADGALVIGCDSVFEFAGEAHGKPWEADVARGRIRRMSGSSGVLHTGHWLVDCRDTDEDGSGATLGAVSSAEVHFVKLSEDEIEAYIATGEPLQVAGSFTIDSLGGAFIERVDGDPHAVVGLSVSTLRELLASADVRIIDLWK, from the coding sequence GTGACCAACCCGAACCTGAGCCTCATCCTGGCCTCCGCGTCCCCCGCCCGCACCAAGCTGCTGACCGACGCCGGCATCAGCCATACCGTCCTCGTCTCCGACGTCGACGAAGACGCCGTCACCGCCCGCTACGGCCTGACCGACCCGCACGATACGGCCCTGCTGCTGGCCCGCGCCAAGGCCGAAGCCGTAGCGTCCCTGCCCGAGGCTGACGGCGCGCTGGTGATCGGCTGCGATTCAGTCTTCGAATTTGCCGGCGAGGCACACGGCAAGCCGTGGGAAGCCGACGTCGCCCGCGGACGGATCCGCCGCATGAGCGGTTCCTCCGGGGTACTGCATACCGGGCACTGGCTGGTGGACTGCCGCGACACCGACGAGGACGGCTCCGGAGCCACCCTCGGGGCGGTGTCCTCTGCAGAGGTGCACTTCGTGAAGCTTTCCGAGGACGAGATCGAGGCCTACATCGCCACGGGCGAGCCGCTGCAGGTGGCCGGTTCCTTCACTATCGACTCCCTGGGCGGGGCGTTCATCGAGCGGGTCGACGGCGACCCGCACGCCGTCGTCGGGCTTTCCGTTTCGACGCTGCGGGAGCTCCTGGCCAGCGCCGACGTGCGGATCATCGACCTCTGGAAGTAG
- a CDS encoding dicarboxylate/amino acid:cation symporter, which translates to MTSQTSSPESTARRLPKWATSFGPQIIAALIAGLALGLLAKSMGTVDDEPNWLTTTLDTIGTSYVSLLKAAVVPLIFTAVVSSIANLRAVSNAARLAWQTLLWFAITALISVVIGILLGFFLQPGNNADVSQGEEFSGSQGSWVGFLTGLVPANFLGLGASSKVAESGDVTTSVSFNVLQILVIAIAVGIAALKVGKPAEAFLALNASALAVIQKVLWWIIRLAPVGTVGLIGTAVATYGWDTIGSLGMFALTVYLGLFLVLFGVYPALIKAHGLSVRQWFSGAWPAIQLAFVSRSSVGTLPLTQRVTERNLGVPRAYASFAVPLGATTKMDGCASIYPAVSAIFVAQFFNVDLVFTDYLLIALVSVLGSAATAGTTGAVVMLTLTLSTLGLPLAGVGLLLAIDPILDMGRTAVNVAGQTVVPTLVARRNGLLDNGLYNARRQGDPFADDSEQIEVPLLVESKS; encoded by the coding sequence GTGACCTCACAGACCTCCTCCCCTGAATCCACCGCCCGGCGGCTGCCCAAGTGGGCAACGTCCTTCGGACCGCAGATCATCGCCGCCCTTATTGCGGGCCTGGCGCTGGGCCTGCTGGCCAAGTCAATGGGCACCGTTGACGATGAGCCGAACTGGCTCACCACCACGCTGGACACCATCGGCACCAGCTACGTATCGCTGCTGAAGGCCGCCGTTGTCCCCCTGATCTTCACCGCCGTGGTCAGCTCCATCGCCAACCTCCGGGCCGTTTCCAACGCCGCCCGGCTGGCCTGGCAGACGCTGCTTTGGTTCGCCATCACGGCACTCATCAGCGTGGTCATCGGCATCCTGCTGGGCTTCTTCCTGCAGCCCGGCAACAACGCCGACGTCAGCCAGGGCGAGGAGTTCAGCGGCAGCCAGGGCAGCTGGGTGGGCTTCCTGACCGGCCTGGTGCCGGCCAACTTCCTGGGACTCGGCGCCAGCTCCAAGGTGGCGGAGTCCGGGGACGTCACCACCAGCGTCAGCTTCAACGTGCTGCAGATCCTCGTGATCGCCATCGCCGTCGGCATTGCCGCCCTCAAGGTCGGCAAGCCCGCCGAAGCGTTCCTGGCCCTGAATGCCTCGGCCCTCGCCGTTATCCAGAAGGTCCTGTGGTGGATCATCCGCCTTGCACCGGTCGGCACGGTCGGCCTCATCGGCACCGCCGTCGCGACCTACGGCTGGGACACCATCGGTTCCCTGGGCATGTTCGCCCTCACCGTTTACCTTGGCCTGTTCCTGGTGCTGTTCGGTGTCTACCCGGCACTGATCAAGGCCCACGGCCTCTCCGTCCGCCAGTGGTTCTCCGGCGCCTGGCCCGCTATCCAGCTGGCCTTCGTTTCGCGCTCCTCGGTGGGTACGCTGCCGCTGACCCAGCGCGTGACCGAGCGTAACCTCGGCGTGCCCCGGGCCTACGCCTCCTTCGCCGTACCCCTGGGTGCAACCACCAAGATGGACGGCTGCGCCTCCATCTACCCGGCCGTCTCCGCGATCTTCGTGGCACAGTTCTTCAACGTGGACCTGGTCTTCACCGACTACCTGCTCATCGCACTGGTTTCGGTCCTGGGTTCCGCCGCAACCGCCGGCACCACCGGCGCCGTCGTGATGCTCACGCTGACCCTGTCCACCCTCGGCCTGCCGCTGGCCGGCGTCGGCCTGCTGCTGGCCATCGATCCGATCCTGGACATGGGCCGCACCGCCGTGAACGTGGCCGGCCAGACCGTGGTCCCCACCCTCGTGGCCCGGCGCAACGGACTGCTGGACAACGGACTGTACAACGCCCGCCGCCAGGGCGATCCCTTTGCGGACGATTCCGAGCAGATCGAGGTTCCCCTGCTCGTTGAGTCCAAGAGCTGA
- a CDS encoding DUF885 domain-containing protein has product MTQQTPSSAPVSATAGSTPVRRPTAIDAVADAFTATFLQLDPSLATSLGIPGRETEYGDYSPAGLESYAEAVRETLSRLDGLEPADDVDRVTLDAMHERLGLDLEIHESGWDLAELNNIASPAQRIRSIFDLMPTDTEEQWHHIAGRLNNVDDAVAGYITSLRSGIGHDRVAARRQVKIVVEQASAYAEDGGFFDALAANAALPGGGELPDALRADLKAGAESARRAYANLATFLEEELLPAAPAADAVGRERYALMSRQFLGSAVDLEETYQWGVEELDRIIAEQEAVAEQIRPGATVAEAMRILDEDPARQLHGTDELQAWMQDLADRAVEDLAGSHFEITEPMRRIECMIAPTQEGGIYYTGPSDDFSRPGRMWWSVPAGEDTFTTWQETTTVYHEGVPGHHLQIATATASRGLLNDWRRNICWVSGHGEGWALYAERLMEQLGYLSDPGDRMGMLDAQRMRAARVVFDIGVHLELEIPERWGEGTWTANKGYAFLKENMSISEGQLNFEFTRYLGWPGQAPSYKLGQRLWEQIRDEVRSREAGAFDEKAFHTRALQLGSVGLDTLRRALLGE; this is encoded by the coding sequence GTGACTCAACAGACACCTTCCTCCGCGCCCGTGTCCGCCACTGCCGGCAGTACCCCGGTGCGCCGGCCCACAGCCATCGACGCCGTTGCCGATGCCTTCACCGCCACGTTCCTGCAGCTGGATCCGTCCCTCGCCACGTCCCTGGGCATCCCGGGCCGGGAAACCGAATACGGCGATTACTCGCCGGCCGGCCTGGAGTCCTATGCCGAAGCAGTCCGGGAGACGCTCAGCCGGCTGGACGGACTTGAGCCCGCAGACGACGTCGACCGCGTGACCCTTGACGCCATGCACGAACGCCTCGGCCTGGACCTGGAAATCCACGAGTCCGGCTGGGACCTGGCCGAGCTGAACAACATTGCTTCCCCCGCGCAAAGAATCCGTAGCATCTTCGACCTCATGCCTACGGATACCGAAGAGCAGTGGCACCACATTGCCGGGCGCCTGAACAACGTGGACGACGCCGTCGCCGGCTACATCACCAGCCTGCGCAGCGGCATCGGACACGACCGGGTGGCCGCCCGCCGGCAGGTAAAGATCGTGGTGGAGCAGGCTTCCGCGTATGCAGAGGACGGCGGGTTCTTTGACGCCCTCGCCGCCAATGCCGCCCTGCCCGGAGGCGGAGAGCTGCCCGACGCGCTCCGCGCGGACCTGAAGGCTGGAGCCGAATCCGCCCGCCGGGCCTATGCCAACCTTGCAACCTTCCTGGAGGAGGAACTTCTTCCGGCTGCACCCGCCGCAGATGCCGTAGGCCGGGAGCGTTACGCGCTGATGTCCCGCCAGTTCCTCGGATCCGCCGTGGATCTGGAGGAAACCTACCAGTGGGGCGTGGAGGAACTGGACCGCATCATCGCCGAGCAGGAAGCCGTGGCCGAGCAGATCCGGCCCGGCGCCACCGTGGCGGAAGCCATGCGGATCCTCGATGAGGACCCGGCTCGCCAGCTGCACGGAACGGATGAACTGCAGGCCTGGATGCAGGACCTCGCCGACCGCGCCGTCGAAGACCTCGCCGGATCCCACTTCGAGATCACCGAACCGATGCGCCGGATCGAGTGCATGATTGCACCCACCCAGGAGGGCGGGATCTACTACACCGGTCCCAGCGACGATTTCTCCCGTCCGGGCCGCATGTGGTGGTCCGTGCCGGCCGGCGAGGACACCTTCACCACCTGGCAGGAAACCACCACGGTCTACCACGAGGGCGTTCCTGGCCACCACCTGCAGATTGCGACGGCGACGGCATCGCGCGGACTGCTCAACGACTGGCGACGCAACATCTGCTGGGTTTCCGGCCACGGCGAGGGCTGGGCCCTCTACGCCGAAAGGCTGATGGAGCAGCTGGGCTACCTCAGCGACCCGGGCGACCGGATGGGAATGCTGGATGCGCAGCGGATGCGTGCCGCCCGCGTGGTCTTCGACATCGGCGTCCACCTGGAACTGGAAATCCCGGAACGGTGGGGTGAAGGCACCTGGACGGCCAACAAGGGCTACGCGTTCCTGAAAGAAAACATGTCGATCAGCGAAGGGCAGCTCAACTTCGAGTTCACCCGCTACCTGGGTTGGCCGGGACAGGCCCCGTCCTACAAGCTGGGCCAGCGGCTCTGGGAACAGATCCGCGACGAGGTCCGCAGCCGTGAGGCCGGTGCGTTCGACGAGAAGGCTTTCCACACCCGGGCACTGCAGCTCGGCTCCGTGGGGCTGGACACGCTGCGGCGTGCCCTGCTGGGCGAGTAA
- a CDS encoding acyl-CoA carboxylase subunit epsilon codes for MSIDGSTPEPASEPLFSVVSGSPTDEELAALTAVVAGLGAQAAPLSPARPAHRAWARRRNLRLDPKPGPGSWRRSYR; via the coding sequence GTGAGTATTGACGGCAGCACCCCGGAACCGGCTTCGGAGCCGCTGTTTTCCGTGGTTTCCGGCTCCCCGACGGACGAGGAACTCGCAGCCCTGACCGCCGTCGTCGCCGGGCTGGGAGCGCAGGCTGCACCCCTGTCTCCCGCCCGCCCGGCCCACCGCGCGTGGGCACGGCGGCGGAACCTGCGCCTGGACCCGAAGCCCGGGCCGGGGTCCTGGCGGCGGAGTTACCGCTAG
- a CDS encoding acyl-CoA carboxylase subunit beta: MDQDLSLHTTAGKIAEFRRRQASAAVPSGQAAVEKQHARGKHTARERIDLLVDAGSFVEFDALAVHRSTAFGMEKKKPLGDGLVSGYATVDGRPVAVYSQDFSVYGGSLSQVNGEKIVKVQEFALRNGCPVIGILDGGGARIQEGVASLAMFADIFRNNVHASGVVPQISLIMGPSAGGAAYSPALTDYVVMVDKTSHMFITGPDVIKTVTGEDVDMETLGGARQHNANTGTSAYLASDEEDAVEFVRELLDFLPSNNLAEAPLTAFDQDPETTDADLALDELIPDSSNQPYDIRTVIETVLDDGHFLEMQALYAPNVIIGYGRMEGHTVGIVANQPMQFAGTLDIAASEKAARFVRNCDAFNIPILTFVDVPGFLPGKDQEFQGIIRRGAKLLYAYAEATVPKLTVITRKAYGGAYIVMGSKKLGADINLAWPTAQIGVMGAQGAVNILYRAPLKAAADAGGDVEDVRRQYIEQYEDELLNPYQAAELGYVDAVIAPSDTRLQLIRGLRALRDKRASLPAKKHGNMPL; the protein is encoded by the coding sequence ATCGACCAGGACCTGTCCCTGCATACGACGGCCGGCAAGATTGCCGAGTTCCGGCGCCGGCAGGCCTCGGCAGCGGTGCCCTCGGGGCAGGCGGCAGTGGAAAAGCAGCACGCCCGAGGCAAGCACACCGCCCGCGAGCGGATCGACCTGCTGGTGGACGCCGGGTCCTTCGTGGAGTTCGACGCCCTCGCCGTGCACCGCTCCACCGCTTTCGGCATGGAAAAGAAGAAACCCCTCGGCGACGGGCTGGTTTCCGGCTACGCCACCGTCGACGGACGCCCCGTGGCCGTCTACAGCCAGGACTTCAGCGTCTACGGCGGCTCCCTGAGCCAGGTCAACGGCGAGAAGATCGTCAAGGTGCAGGAATTCGCCCTGCGCAACGGCTGCCCGGTGATCGGCATCCTGGACGGCGGCGGAGCCCGCATCCAGGAAGGCGTCGCCTCGCTGGCCATGTTCGCCGATATTTTCCGCAACAATGTCCACGCCTCCGGCGTCGTTCCCCAGATCTCACTGATCATGGGCCCCTCCGCCGGCGGAGCGGCCTACTCCCCCGCCCTCACCGACTACGTGGTGATGGTGGACAAGACCTCGCACATGTTCATCACGGGTCCCGACGTCATTAAGACGGTCACCGGTGAAGACGTGGATATGGAAACCCTCGGCGGCGCCCGGCAGCACAATGCGAACACCGGCACCTCCGCCTATCTGGCCTCCGACGAAGAGGACGCCGTCGAGTTCGTCCGCGAGCTGCTCGATTTCCTGCCGTCGAACAACCTGGCCGAAGCACCGCTGACCGCGTTTGACCAGGACCCGGAAACCACCGACGCGGACCTGGCCCTGGATGAGCTGATCCCGGACTCCTCAAACCAGCCCTATGACATCCGCACCGTCATCGAGACCGTCCTGGATGACGGGCACTTCCTGGAAATGCAGGCCCTGTACGCCCCGAACGTGATCATCGGCTACGGCCGCATGGAGGGCCACACGGTAGGCATCGTGGCCAACCAGCCAATGCAGTTTGCCGGCACCCTGGACATCGCCGCCTCCGAAAAAGCGGCCCGGTTTGTCCGCAACTGCGACGCCTTCAACATCCCGATCCTGACCTTCGTGGACGTGCCGGGCTTCCTGCCGGGCAAGGACCAGGAGTTCCAGGGCATCATCCGCCGCGGCGCCAAACTGCTCTACGCCTACGCCGAGGCCACGGTTCCCAAGCTGACGGTCATCACCCGCAAGGCCTACGGCGGCGCGTACATCGTGATGGGTTCCAAGAAGCTCGGCGCCGACATCAACCTCGCCTGGCCCACTGCGCAGATCGGCGTGATGGGTGCCCAGGGCGCGGTGAACATCCTCTACCGCGCGCCGCTCAAGGCAGCGGCCGACGCCGGCGGCGACGTCGAGGACGTCCGGCGCCAATACATTGAGCAATATGAAGATGAGCTGCTCAACCCCTACCAGGCGGCCGAGCTCGGGTACGTGGACGCCGTCATTGCCCCTTCGGACACCCGCCTGCAGCTGATCCGGGGCCTGCGGGCACTGCGGGACAAGCGTGCGTCCCTGCCCGCCAAGAAGCACGGGAACATGCCGCTGTGA
- a CDS encoding NAD(P)-dependent oxidoreductase produces MSIPNSTPETASRSLAGRTILMSGGSRGIGLAIALRAAADGANIAMLAKTAEPHPKLEGTVYTAAEQLEAAGGKALPIIGDVRRDEDVARAVESTIEQFGGIDIVLNNASAIDLSGTDAVSMKSYDLMADINTRGTFMLSKFSLDALRRSGNGHILTLSPPLNLDPKWAGGYLAYTMAKYGMSLTTLGLAEELKNDGVSVNSLWPVTGINTAAIRNMPGGDKLAAASRSADIMADAAHAILTRPSGQSTGNFYTDEEVLREEGITDFSRYAPGVPADKLMPDFFL; encoded by the coding sequence ATGAGCATCCCCAACAGCACCCCGGAAACGGCGTCCCGGTCCCTCGCCGGACGCACCATCCTGATGTCCGGCGGAAGCCGCGGCATCGGCCTCGCCATTGCCCTGCGCGCAGCAGCGGACGGCGCCAACATCGCCATGCTCGCCAAAACGGCGGAGCCGCACCCGAAGCTCGAAGGTACCGTCTACACGGCCGCCGAACAGCTCGAAGCAGCCGGCGGCAAGGCCCTGCCGATCATCGGCGACGTGCGCCGCGACGAAGACGTTGCCCGCGCCGTCGAATCCACCATCGAGCAGTTCGGCGGGATCGACATTGTCCTGAACAATGCCTCTGCCATCGACCTTTCCGGCACCGACGCCGTGTCGATGAAGAGCTATGACCTGATGGCAGACATCAACACCCGCGGCACGTTTATGCTTTCCAAGTTCTCCCTGGACGCCCTGCGCCGGTCCGGCAACGGCCACATTCTCACCCTGTCCCCGCCCCTGAACCTGGATCCCAAGTGGGCCGGCGGCTACCTGGCGTACACCATGGCCAAGTACGGTATGTCCCTCACCACGCTCGGCCTGGCCGAGGAACTGAAGAACGACGGCGTGTCCGTGAACTCGCTCTGGCCGGTGACCGGCATTAACACCGCGGCCATCCGCAACATGCCCGGAGGGGACAAGCTTGCCGCGGCCTCCCGCAGCGCTGACATCATGGCGGACGCCGCACACGCGATCCTCACCCGTCCGAGCGGACAGTCCACCGGCAACTTCTACACCGACGAAGAGGTGCTGCGCGAGGAGGGAATCACGGATTTCAGCCGTTATGCTCCCGGAGTGCCCGCGGACAAGCTGATGCCGGACTTCTTCCTCTAA
- a CDS encoding biotin--[acetyl-CoA-carboxylase] ligase: MQLHYSSMERPALDPGRLRAALVVPNGPFAALEVVAETGSTNTDLADAARLRPWEVADLTVLTAELQMAGRGRMDRSWVAPERSSLFVSVLLRPVGPSGRPLPTTSYGWLSLLAALAMAESVAARTGVEARLKWPNDVMVDGRKLAGVLAQLVPASDGGPPAVVVGAGLNVSLTDEDLPVPTATSLLMEYASTTDRNVLLQDYLLALAARYRSFCSVDGDPEAVPAGSREALRDEVSARLGTLGRGVSAQLPGGGVLTGRAVALAPTGALVIVDDAGATHTVSAADVVHLRPEQP; the protein is encoded by the coding sequence ATGCAACTGCACTACTCCAGCATGGAAAGACCGGCCCTGGACCCCGGCCGCCTGAGGGCGGCACTGGTGGTACCCAACGGTCCCTTCGCTGCGCTGGAAGTGGTGGCGGAGACCGGATCCACCAATACGGATCTGGCGGACGCCGCACGGCTGCGCCCCTGGGAGGTCGCGGACCTGACCGTCCTGACCGCTGAGCTGCAGATGGCAGGCCGCGGCCGGATGGACCGCAGCTGGGTGGCTCCCGAGCGTTCCTCGCTGTTCGTCAGCGTACTGCTGCGTCCGGTGGGCCCGTCCGGACGCCCCCTGCCCACAACCTCCTATGGCTGGTTGTCGCTGCTGGCCGCCCTGGCCATGGCGGAAAGCGTGGCGGCGCGCACCGGCGTCGAAGCCCGGTTGAAATGGCCGAACGACGTCATGGTGGACGGGCGGAAACTCGCCGGCGTGCTGGCCCAGTTGGTTCCGGCATCCGACGGCGGCCCGCCGGCCGTGGTGGTCGGCGCCGGCCTGAACGTGAGCCTCACGGACGAAGACCTGCCCGTCCCCACCGCCACCAGCCTGTTGATGGAGTATGCCTCCACTACGGACCGGAACGTCCTGCTGCAGGATTACCTGTTGGCGTTGGCAGCCCGGTACCGGTCCTTCTGCTCGGTGGACGGCGATCCGGAGGCAGTGCCTGCCGGATCCCGGGAGGCACTGCGGGACGAGGTCTCGGCACGCCTGGGCACCCTGGGCCGCGGCGTAAGCGCGCAGCTGCCCGGCGGCGGCGTCCTTACCGGCCGTGCCGTTGCCCTGGCGCCCACGGGTGCCCTCGTCATTGTCGACGACGCCGGCGCCACGCATACCGTCAGCGCGGCCGACGTCGTACACCTGCGCCCCGAGCAGCCGTGA
- a CDS encoding PH domain-containing protein: MRLKLSPGEHIIAAGRPHARSLWKPLVLAGITGALAGYALGWLSRDSLPGQLAEFSPYLQPAVVVLAVLLLARYAVPPVLRWLAGRIILTDRRLIQRQGVLMRREHEIALAAIYQLEIRQSVTDRMQRSGTLILDLGHGRIMQYPAVPEVHRFRAMVVSAIGQLPLTAMFDGVDMETDGEYDYEGRDDD, translated from the coding sequence GTGCGCCTGAAACTCTCTCCCGGCGAGCACATCATCGCCGCGGGCCGCCCGCACGCCCGTTCCCTGTGGAAACCACTGGTGCTTGCGGGAATCACCGGAGCCCTGGCCGGTTACGCCTTGGGCTGGCTAAGCCGGGACTCGCTGCCCGGACAACTGGCCGAATTCAGCCCCTACCTGCAGCCGGCGGTTGTGGTGCTGGCCGTGCTGCTGCTGGCCCGCTACGCCGTTCCGCCCGTGCTGCGCTGGCTGGCCGGACGCATCATCCTCACCGACCGGAGGCTGATCCAGCGGCAGGGAGTGCTGATGCGCCGCGAGCACGAAATTGCCCTTGCCGCCATTTACCAGCTGGAAATCCGGCAGTCCGTGACGGACCGGATGCAGCGCAGCGGCACCCTCATCCTCGACCTGGGGCATGGGCGGATTATGCAGTATCCGGCGGTGCCGGAGGTGCACCGTTTCCGCGCCATGGTGGTCTCCGCCATCGGTCAGCTGCCGCTGACTGCCATGTTTGATGGTGTAGATATGGAAACAGACGGGGAATACGACTACGAAGGGAGGGACGATGACTGA
- a CDS encoding adenylate/guanylate cyclase domain-containing protein, with product MTDTGHGELGSASHPEPTTPPVQPVPVPRPDYTHASTGTEIDREDVRKLEAQLLGGPRTLRRREAAAEAGVSLLSARKLWRAMGFPNLDDDAVFFTEQDREALSTVIELVRDEQLTEDAAISIMRSIGQMTDRMVVWQVEALVEEMVVRRGITDAEARKRLVEALPGLIEPLEKTLVYAWKRQLNAAVQRLALRAEAGLASHDDAASDDAPLPLARAVGFADLVSYTSLSRQMNEKTLAQMVQRFEHKCAEIISVGGGRLVKTIGDEVLFNAESPEAGAEISLALAKAFTEDDLLPSARVSLVWGRVLSRLGDIYGPTVNLASRLTSLAEPGTVLTDASTAAALKDNPKFVLIPHQPRNVRGFGEIHPVTLARGTGSGLVLD from the coding sequence ATGACTGATACCGGCCACGGCGAGCTCGGTTCCGCGAGCCACCCCGAACCAACGACCCCGCCCGTGCAGCCCGTTCCGGTGCCCCGTCCCGACTACACCCATGCCAGTACCGGCACCGAGATCGACCGGGAGGACGTGCGCAAGCTTGAGGCGCAGCTGCTCGGCGGCCCGCGTACGCTTCGCCGCCGTGAAGCCGCCGCCGAAGCGGGCGTGTCCCTGCTTTCCGCGCGCAAGCTCTGGCGGGCCATGGGTTTCCCCAACCTTGACGACGACGCCGTCTTCTTCACCGAACAGGACCGCGAGGCCCTGAGCACCGTGATCGAACTGGTGCGCGACGAGCAGCTCACCGAGGATGCAGCCATCTCGATCATGCGGTCCATCGGCCAGATGACGGACCGAATGGTGGTCTGGCAGGTCGAAGCGCTGGTGGAGGAAATGGTGGTCCGCCGCGGTATCACCGACGCCGAAGCCCGCAAGCGGCTGGTCGAGGCTCTTCCCGGCCTGATCGAGCCGCTCGAAAAGACCCTCGTTTACGCCTGGAAACGCCAGCTCAACGCGGCCGTCCAACGCCTGGCCCTGCGTGCCGAGGCAGGCCTGGCCAGCCACGACGACGCCGCCTCCGATGACGCGCCGCTGCCGTTGGCGCGCGCCGTCGGTTTTGCCGACCTCGTCTCCTACACCAGCCTTTCCCGGCAAATGAACGAGAAGACCCTGGCCCAGATGGTGCAGCGTTTCGAGCACAAGTGCGCAGAGATCATCTCGGTGGGCGGCGGACGGCTGGTGAAGACCATCGGTGACGAAGTCCTCTTCAACGCCGAGAGCCCGGAGGCCGGAGCGGAGATTTCGCTGGCGCTGGCGAAGGCCTTTACCGAGGACGATCTGCTGCCCTCTGCCCGGGTGTCCCTGGTCTGGGGCCGGGTGCTTTCCCGGCTTGGCGATATCTACGGACCCACCGTCAACCTTGCTTCCCGGCTCACCTCCCTGGCCGAACCCGGTACGGTCCTTACCGATGCCTCCACTGCCGCGGCGCTGAAGGACAACCCCAAATTCGTGCTCATCCCGCACCAGCCGCGCAACGTGCGCGGGTTCGGTGAAATCCATCCGGTGACCCTGGCCCGGGGGACCGGATCCGGCCTCGTGCTGGACTAG